The Metamycoplasma subdolum DNA window AATTTACAAACCTTATTATTATATTTAATTAAACTAACATATGAGCAACTCAACCAAACTCGTAACTATTTAATAATAAAGATATTTAAAATATTTTAATTATTCTATAATTATTCTATGATAATTAACGATACTATTGCTGCTATATCTTCAGGTAACATAAATCAAGCTATTTCTATTATTAGAATATCAGGACCTGATGCTGTTGAAATAATTAAAAAAATTTATAACGGAAAAATTGGTGAAGATAAAACTATCACTTATGGTCAAATTATTGATAATATTTCAGGAAAAGCAATTGATGAAGTTTTAGTCAATTTCTTCATAGGCACAAAGAATTATGTTGGAGAAGATACTATTGAAATTAATGCTCATGGTGGCATAGTCGTAACTAACAAAATTCTAGATTTAATTCTTGCAAACGGAGCAAGACTTGCTGAACGTGGTGAGTTTACTAAAAGAGCTTTTTTAAACGGAAGATTAACACTTGAAAAAGCCGAAGCTATTAATGGTCTTATTCACGCTAAAACAAATATTCAAGCCGAAATTGCTATTTCACAATTTGATTCGCATGATCAAGAAGTTATTCAAGATTTAGAAAATCAAATGCTTGCAATTATGGCAACAATTGAAACTAACATTGATTATTCAGAGTATTATGACATACCCCAAATTGATAATAAAAAACTTCAAAAAGAAGTTGAAATTTTCATTGAAAAATTAGATGAAATTATTAAAAAAAGTGAACTCGCACAGGATATTTATCAAGGTATCAAAGTTGCTATTGTTGGAAAACCAAATGTTGGAAAGTCTTCACTTCTAAATGCATTGTTAGATAAACCAAAAGCAATAGTTACAAATATTGCTGGAACAACTAGAGATGTAATTGAAGCTGAATTTACATTAAATGGTCTTTTATTTCAATTAGTTGACACAGCTGGAATTAGAAAAACAAAAGAAAGAATTGAAAACATTGGAATAAAAAGAACTAAACAAGCAATAAAGGAAGCTAAAATTATTATTCATTTACGC harbors:
- the mnmE gene encoding tRNA uridine-5-carboxymethylaminomethyl(34) synthesis GTPase MnmE — encoded protein: MIINDTIAAISSGNINQAISIIRISGPDAVEIIKKIYNGKIGEDKTITYGQIIDNISGKAIDEVLVNFFIGTKNYVGEDTIEINAHGGIVVTNKILDLILANGARLAERGEFTKRAFLNGRLTLEKAEAINGLIHAKTNIQAEIAISQFDSHDQEVIQDLENQMLAIMATIETNIDYSEYYDIPQIDNKKLQKEVEIFIEKLDEIIKKSELAQDIYQGIKVAIVGKPNVGKSSLLNALLDKPKAIVTNIAGTTRDVIEAEFTLNGLLFQLVDTAGIRKTKERIENIGIKRTKQAIKEAKIIIHLRTAKEKEDEEYRLIKKLAKNKVYLSVISKIDLVKDRTKFKDIIISAKKGYLWELRSALVDAYSKVDLDDKKIIYNERQLSLLKKCRLNLEEASKGLKKDFGPEVVIVDLTKAWENLREILNKEHDNEALLDKIFSKFCLGK